The Callithrix jacchus isolate 240 chromosome X, calJac240_pri, whole genome shotgun sequence genome contains a region encoding:
- the ZIC3 gene encoding zinc finger protein ZIC 3 isoform X1 yields MTMLLDGGPQFPGLGVGTFGAPRHHEMPNREPAGMGLNPFGDSTHAAAAAAAAAFKLSPAAAHDLSSGQTSAFTPQGSGYANALGHHHHHHHHHHHASQVPSYGGATSAAFNSTRDFLFRQRSSGLTEAASGGGQHGLFAGSASSLHAPAGIPEPPGYLLFPGLHEQGAGHPSPTGHVDNNQVHLGLRGELFGRGDPYRPVASPRTDPYAAGAQFPNYSPMNMNMGVNVAAHHGPGAFFRYMRQPIKQELSCKWIDEAQLSRPKKSCDRTFSTMHELVTHVTMEHVGGPEQNNHVCYWEECPREGKSFKAKYKLVNHIRVHTGEKPFPCPFPGCGKIFARSENLKIHKRTHTGEKPFKCEFEGCDRRFANSSDRKKHMHVHTSDKPYICKVCDKSYTHPSSLRKHMKVHESQGSDSSPAASSGYESSTPPAIASANSKDTTKTPSAVQTSTSHNPGLPPNFNEWYV; encoded by the exons ATGACGATGCTCCTGGACGGAGGCCCGCAGTTCCCCGGGCTGGGAGTGGGCACCTTCGGCGCGCCGCGACACCACGAGATGCCCAACCGTGAGCCGGCAGGCATGGGGCTGAATCCCTTCGGGGATTCAACCCacgccgccgccgcagccgccgccgctgCCTTCAAGCTGAGCCCTGCCGCAGCGCACGATCTATCTTCCGGCCAGACCTCGGCTTTCACGCCGCAGGGTTCGGGCTACGCCAACGCcctgggccaccatcaccaccaccatcaccaccatcaccacgcCAGCCAGGTGCCCAGCTACGGCGGCGCTACCTCTGCCGCCTTCAACTCAACGCGCGACTTTCTGTTCCGCCAGCGCAGCTCCGGGCTCACTGAGGCGGCCTCCGGTGGCGGGCAGCACGGGCTCTTCGCCGGCTCGGCGAGCAGCCTGCATGCTCCAGCTGGCATCCCCGAGCCCCCTGGCTACTTGCTCTTTCCCGGGCTGCATGAGCAGGGTGCTGGGCATCCATCGCCCACAGGGCACGTGGACAACAACCAGGTCCACCTGGGGCTGCGTGGGGAGCTGTTTGGCCGTGGTGACCCATACCGCCCAGTGGCCAGCCCGCGCACGGACCCCTACGCGGCCGGCGCGCAGTTTCCTAACTACAGCCCCATGAACATGAACATGGGCGTGAACGTAGCGGCCCACCACGGGCCCGGCGCCTTCTTCCGTTACATGCGGCAGCCCATCAAGCAGGAGCTGTCGTGCAAGTGGATCGACGAGGCTCAGCTGAGCCGGCCCAAGAAAAGCTGCGACCGGACCTTCAGCACCATGCATGAGCTGGTGACACATGTCACCATGGAGCATGTGGGGGGCCCGGAGCAGAACAACCACGTCTGCTACTGGGAGGAGTGCCCCCGGGAGGGCAAGTCCTTCAAGGCGAAGTACAAACTGGTCAACCACATCCGAGTGCACACGGGCGAGAAGCCCTTCCCATGCCCCTTCCCGGGCTGCGGGAAGATCTTTGCCCGCTCTGAAAACCTCAAGATTCACAAGAGGACCCACACAG GTGAGAAACCTTTCAAATGTGAATTTGAAGGCTGTGACAGACGCTTTGCCAACAGCAGCGACCGTAAGaagcacatgcatgtgcacacctCGGACAAGCCCTATATCTGCAAAGTGTGCGACAAGTCCTACACGCACCCGAGCTCCCTCCGCAAACACATGAAG GTTCATGAATCTCAAGGGTCAGATTCCTCCCCTGCTGCCAGTTCAGGCTATGAATCTTCCACTCCACCCGCTATAGCTTCTGCAAACAGTAAAGATACCACTAAAACCCCTTCTGCAGTTCAAACTAGCACCAGCCACAACCCTGGACTTCCTCCTAATTTTAACGAATGGTACGTCTGA